One genomic segment of Ricinus communis isolate WT05 ecotype wild-type chromosome 3, ASM1957865v1, whole genome shotgun sequence includes these proteins:
- the LOC125369577 gene encoding uncharacterized protein LOC125369577, translating into METNQSNSEMLAAIMKQLRELQGDLRKHEARMDAIAELSLKMGEHVGDLENTASSGGNPTYRNFQEEDRSFKLELPEFDGSSDPENFLDWVRRMESVFDYKDFDDRRRCKMVVLRLTKLAGLWYDNLKAKRRREEKEKIESWEKLKKKMERRWVPREYEQDQYVKLTRLTQGDLSVDEYVREFERLGLMCDLQEKEPLKIARFTKGLSKPISHKVDLMSFSTFDEVVKVARKVEAQVKQEKPKANTSGVKTPYKPYIPFRKSESSSSSSKQLSSTNPSKFQSGKSSFKQEGFKRTCYKCQERGHIASECPKLISPTSSTPSTSSSHQNEATSSMEMNPAFLEPWSQPEEPPPSDSQLLSQEISRKSPRCYSSDTPGPSRRIRHNYDISESDDSDEDYSEHGPTNKRIWCKVLDKTCDVIVDGGSCTDVASTELVSKLKLPLRNHAKPYKLNWLNNETGLKVKKQALVSFTIGNYHDECWCDVLPMSACHILLGRPWQFDRNAVHDGVSNIYTVTTTGGKKIRLLPLPPKVEPMVERRPNFLISRKEFEKDDLLKGLPPFRGIEHAIDLIPGAPLPNKAAYRCNPEQAKELQRLQDMFDELSGAKIFSKIDLRSGYHQMRIREGDEWKTAFKTKQGLYEWLVMPFGLCNAPSSFMRLMNEVLRPFLNKFIVVYLDDILVYSKSERYIVSSEGIQVDPEKVKAISTWLVPRDVHEVRSFHGLASFYMLRTSKD; encoded by the exons ATGGAAACAAATCAGTCTAATTCTGAAATGTTGGCTGCTATCATGAAGCAACTTCGTGAGCTACAAGGAGACTTGAGGAAACATGAAGCTAGGATGGATGCCATTGCGGAACTATCCTTAAAGATGGGAGAACATGTTGGAGACTTGGAGAACACAGCAAGCTCCGGTGGGAATCCTACCTATCGAAATTTTCAAGAAGAAGATAGGAGTTTCAAATTGGAACTTCCTGAATTTGATGGCTCAAGTGATCCGGAAAACTTCTTAGATTGGGTTCGAAGAATGGAAAGTGTCTTTGATTATAAAGACTTTGATGATAGGAGGAGGTGTAAGATGGTTGTCCTTAGATTAACAAAGCTTGCTGGGCTTTGGTATGACAATCTAAAAGCCAAGAGacgaagagaagagaaagaaaagatcgaGTCATGGGAGAAActcaagaagaaaatggagagGCGTTGGGTACCACGTGAGTATGAGCAAGATCAATATGTCAAGCTAACTCGACTAACTCAAGGTGATCTCAGTGTTGATGAGTATGTTCGTGAATTTGAGAGGCTAGGCTTGATGTGTGACTTGCAAGAGAAGGAGCCCCTCAAGATTGCTCGTTTCACTAAAGGGCTGTCCAAACCCATCTCTCACAAGGTAGATCTTATGAGCTTTTCTACTTTTGATGAAGTTGTGAAAGTAGCTAGGAAGGTGGAAGCACAAGTGAAACAGGAGAAGCCTAAGGCGAACACAAGTGGCGTCAAGACTCCATATAAACCATACATACCTTTTAGGAAGAGTGAGTCTTCTTCTAGCTCTTCTAAACAACTTTCTTCTACTAATCCTTCAAAGTTTCAAAGTGGAAAATCTAGTTTTAAGCAAGAAGGATTCAAGAGGACTTGTTACAAGTGCCAAGAACGTGGGCATATTGCTAGTGAATGCCCAAAA ctaaTTTCTCCTACTTCTTCAACACCTTCAACCTCATCCAGTCATCAAAATGaagccacatcatcaatggagATGAACCCAGCTTTCCTAGAGCCATGGTCACAACCAGAAGAACCTCCTCCATCAGATTCTCAATTATTGTCTCAAGAAATATCTCGAAAATCTCCTCGATGCTATTCATCTGACACACCTGGCCCATCACGACGCATTCGTCATAATTATGACATAAGTGAGTCAGATGACTCTGATGAAGACTACTCAGAACATGGACCCACCAATAAGCGTATTTG GTGCAAGGTTCTTGATAAGACATGTGATGTGATTGTTGATGGAGGATCATGCACGGATGTGGCATCCACAGAACTTGTCAGTAAGCTTAAGCTTCCTCTTCGAAATCATGCTAAGCCTTACAAATTGAATTGGTTGAATAATGAAACTGGTTTGAAGGTCAAGAAACAAGCTTTAGTTTCATTTACAATTGGCAATTATCATGATGAATGTTGGTGTGATGTATTGCCTATGAGTGCATGTCATATTTTGCTTGGTAgaccatggcaatttgatagaaatgcTGTACATGATGgtgtttctaatatatatacgGTTACTACCACGGGTGGAAAAAAGATTAGATTGTTGCCTTTGCCTCCTAaggttgaacctatggtggaAAGGAGACCTAATTTTCTGATTTCGAGGAAAGAGTTCGAAAAAGA TGATTTACTAAAAGGACTGCCACCTTTTCGTGGGATTGAGCATGCAATTGACTTAATCCCGGGAGCCCCATTGCCTAACAAAGCAGCCTATCGGTGCAATCCCGAGCAAGCTAAAGAGTTgcaaag GCTCCAAGATATGTTTGATGAATTGAGTGGTGCCAAAATTTTTAGCAAGATTGATTTGAGGAGTGGCTACCATCAAATGAGAATTCgagaaggtgatgaatggaagacAGCTTTCAAAACGAAACAAGGGTTGTATGAGTGgcttgtcatgccatttggacTTTGCAATGCCCCTAGTTCGTTCATGAGACTTATGAATGAGGTACTTCGACCTTTTCTCAATAAGTTCATTGTTGTATACttagatgatattttagtatatagcAAATCTGAAA GATACATTGTTTCTAGTGAAGGGATACAGGTTGATCCGGAGAAAGTGAAGGCCATTTCCACATGGTTAGTTCCAAGGGATGTTCATGAAGTTAGGAGCTTTCATGGCCTTGCTTCTTTCTAtatgttaagaacctccaaggattag